The nucleotide sequence tgcatTAGAGCAATATTACATAAAAATCAAACAACCACAAAAACTCAAATAAACGTTTCGGAATATATTAACAAAGTTGTGTCAAATTTTATATAACAAAAATATTACCTCAAGAGTTGTTTTATATTATTTCAGAAGCCAAGGAGCAGGTGTTGGCCAATCTAGCTAATTTTGCTTATGATCCCAAGAACTATGAATATCTCCGGCAGCTGAAAGTATTGGACCTGTTCCTAGATATGCTCAGTGAGGACAATGAAACCCTTGTGGAATTTGCACTTGGTAAGGCTTGGGTTTAAGCTTGATGCTTACTATGAattaaagcaatttttaaaagcttctcTCAACCTCCACACTTGAAATTATACTCCCGCATCACTTTAGGGATAGTCACGTTAGTCAGTCTTGGTACATGGCAgtgttttttttacctttacctttatggcagtGGTTATGATTGTAAGCTGGGAAGGCCTCGTGGTTCAGCCATTAAATCTCTAACTGTTCAATCCTGTATACATCTGCTCAGACCTATGTCCCactgttcagtggggcttccttctggGTAAGCAAGCATTGGATTGCAGCCTGTGGCCTTAAGtaaacttctctctttctctctctcttagaaTGTGTGTGAAAGCAGGATTACTAAGAAAATGTGTGTGAAACATTTTAGTGTTCAATGCACTATATAAATATTGAATTTAATCATTATTAAGATCTGTATCCTTTGTGGGGGCAAGATAAATCTTCACAATTAGAAGAAATTTAGTCAGAGCAGCCAGCTAACATTGTAAACTTAGGAAAAGAGCAGTTACTGTGCCATTCCAGTTGTTTTTGGTCTCCCAactcccccagccagcatgctcaaTGGTCAGGGAACATGGGCGTTGCTGTCCAGCAAAATCTGAAGGGACATAGGTTCTCCATACCCATACAACAGTATCACTTGTTAAGAAAACACAATGGGTTAAATGTATCGGCCACACAGTGTGGGAATAATTGTTTACTTTTATTATCATCATGCTAATAATTCAGCATCCAAAATCTATCAGCAAATGATTCAGTTTTATTTCTCGAAGCCATGAGCAAAACAGTTGGTCCCCATGAATCCCAGGACCTGTTAACATGCAGGATATCCCACTTCTTGACACTGCTGAGCCAATAAGAGCAGGAAGCAGAAAAGTTTTGAAAACAAAGGAGCATTCTCTTATGCAGAGGCTGCAGCATTTACAGGAGCGCACAGTGCCTTCTAGTGTTGTGTGTGAGGAGTTGGTATGAATGCTTTGGTTGGGGGGAAAACAGGAAGGCTTTTTCAGAATGAAAACAAGGTAGATAATTGCAATCAGAGGGAGTTGTtatgggcagaaagaaagaaaacaaaaaagtttttaagTTGAACAAGAACCCAGTGGTGTTCTTTTATTGCAGATAGCTTAGTGTGTAACCCTGCTGGGTTCTTGTTccacttgttttctttcttttccctctcaTAAAAAAACTGTGTGTTAAGctaatgaggaacctgtggcagaGTGTGAAAATAGTTAAACATACACTAGTATTGCCACCGGTCAACTTTGCAAGACATAAATTACATTGTTCCCAGCCCATAATGCCCTGTGCCTCTTGCTAGCTCTTCCCTTcagcatcttgtcctttgccaacaGATTCCAAATTCTTCTTAATCACATTTTGTAAGTGGCagaccccccctttccccccaatgtATGCAATGTTTACAATTCTACAAATGGACTTCAGCTACttagggctcacattccatcatacaagatcttggaagcaccattggcaaacctcccttcaaaaggcggagattacaaagctagccatacataaattcttcttcacaaagggcggcaaatatgttccagcagccttaagggttttcaacgcaaagcccgtttcccaactcctgtatgcagcaaatgtctggcataatggggacctgccaaagctagatggctttcaggcaaaatttatacgatctctgctgcaggtacctaactgcgtccccaactccgtacttctgttggaagctggtgaatgcccaatttcagctagagcatggtgggctgccctaagacattggctcaggatttcagtgtttaatctagggaagggtctgtaccaacatatcaccaatgaggaatttgtcagcaaatggcagaaaaccatggctaaaaaagccacctctattggtctgtctcccccccaactgtattacctgggctatgaaggcgcccaaaaggctttaaagcaaagattatgggacaatgcacacagtgacttgcgatctcggtcacacgcagtctgtagtccactggcagcaggagttcaatatgggtatgtctttgagttaacaccttacatcaaaaacctgacagtacctaactatcgaagccttttcaccaaggccagactgaatgtcttcccctctgcagtgctggatggtaggttgagaggagttccctaccaggacagactttgctcgtgtgctcaagacatcgagtccataaatcatattttgttacattgtgcgaagtatgagcaggccagggctgaactgatactacccttgctggtgcctttcccgggaaagtcagaggctcactatgtcaggttcctactggaagaccggacaaaagctagaactttggcagtggcaaagtttttatcggtggttgaaagaacaaatgagccctatattccaaacaaagtgcttgattaacctgggggtaggctgtatgaattctgtattgatttgtaatgttttgttggtctctggaccgtaataaagattgtttgtttgtttgtttgtttacaattcTCATGACAGAATCTGAATAGATAATAGAAGTTTTAACCTGTGTCTGCCTGGCTATAACTCCCACTGAGATCTCCCCTCCTGCTAGTAACCAGTTGCCTTCGTTGTGGATGTTGGGGAATGAGGAAGGGAAAGTCAGGACAGTGCAGAGGCAAGCACGCAAGCTACGTAGTGAAAGACTTAGATaatggttttccaaacttgggtctccagctgttttttggactacagttcccatcatccctgaccactggtcatgctagctagggatgatgggagttgtagtctgaaaacagctggagacccaaatttggggaaCCTTGacttaataataaaattaatttatatcctgcccatctgattgggtttccccagccactcttggtggcttacaacatatataaaaacagaccaaacattaaaaaacaaaatatgctgacaagcaacaaacaaaccaataaatcaatagaaaccaataacaacaataataaacagtttacagttatacccaaattaaaattacCACCAACctcaactaaacatttaaccaacaccaacccaaCAAAAAACTGAGGAACTAAAATTagaacagtttaaaaaaaatttagccagttgccccagccccccaagagttgttccagcaatgtccctctGGCCTCCCAGAAGCCTCTTTTAGCTGCTCAGGGTGAGTCTGGGTGACTCAGATGAACCTGGTTGCCTCAATACCTCTGCCAGTGGTAAATGTGAAGGAGATGAGAAGGCTGGCCCTGTCTTTACTATCTCATTCTCTCGTACTTTAGGTGGCCTTTGTAACCTCTGCCTGGACAAAATCAACAAAGACTATATCTTGGAGGCAGATGGTGTCGCAGCCGTTGTCGGTTCCCTCTCCAGCACCAATGAAGAGACTGTGATGTCCGCAGTCACTACTTTAATGTACTTGACCACCCCCCAGTCTCGCCAACAGATCACAGCTCTTCCCGTGGTGGAATGCATGCTGCGCTTCTCCCTCTCGGCCAACCGGAGGCTCCGAAACTTGGCCACCATCTTCCTTGAAGATTACTGCACCCCTCATCAGGTAGAGGCGGCCAAGGCCCTGACTGAACACACCGCCCTAGGGATCCCCCTGCCAAAGGACTGATGTGGCACGGAGGGCAGCCGGAAAGCTTTTCatggaagaagcagcagcccttGTGTTGGAAAAAGCCAGCCCTCGGGTGAGGAAAATCATCCCTGGAATCTCACTTTAAAAAGAGACTCTTCAGGAACTGTTAAGCACCACAAGGCACGCATCTGATGCTGTCATTTTTAGGGGCTACTGAAATATTTTGGCACCTAGTCACATTACACCGGGCTTTGGTGGGAGGCTGGATTACACCGAGGTGTCCTGCTGCCTAGCTCTCCTGGGTAAGCCAGCCTTCCATCTGCTGGGTGGGCTTCTCACTGGCAGaagacagcaggaagccccaggGCATTGCAAGGGCAAGGAGGGGCAAAGTTGAGCCAGCCcaggatctgctggatcctaagcTGGTCTTAGTACCAAGATGCAGTGCATTCAGGGTGAATTTGGGCCCAGTTCCTACACTGACCTGGAGATGGTGCAGCGATCTGGCCCAGTTCAAGCCTGACTATTCTCCCCTACTGCCACCGCTTTGCTGCCAAAGTGAGCTGCGATGCTACTGATGCAGTAGGGGGTCTACTGCTTGGCCAAGCCTTGCCAGCAGGGTTGGGAGTTTAGATTGCCCCTTAAGCTTGTCTTTCATTCTACTGGAATGAAAGTCAGTCATTCTATTGGAATGAGCGTGGGATTCATTGCCAATAGAAGTTCAGCAAGAATCAGGAGATGTGCCACGATTATGCTTAGTTGTCTTGTTACATTTTGTTATACATCTAAAAAAATCCCAATGCATTTTtactttcttcctcttttttattttttacacttcctttcttttttaaggaagctTGGCAGAGTTCCATTAGTGCTTTCTTTCAATTGCCTTTGCAAACTCTGCATTGTTCAGACATGCTTTTGGAGTGTGAAATTTTTTAACCAACCAGATTTGATTGATGGCTTTACTGTTGTGGTGGTATTTTGTACAGCCTTGTTATATTTTCTGTGAAAgcgtggtttataaatatttgaaTAAAGAACAGATAGATAAAATATTGTTATCTGGAGATTTAAATCATGCTACAGGACcctagtatagtatagtatagtatagtatagtatagtatagtatagtatagtatagtaaaagctatggttttcccagtagtgatgtatggaagtgagagctggaccacaagaaggctgatcgccgaagaattgatgcttttgaattatggtgctggaggagactcttgagagtcccatggactgcaagaagaacaaacgcatccattcttaaggaaatcagccctaagtgctcactggaaggacagatcctgatgctgagactccaatactttggccacctcatgagaagagaagactccctggaaaagaccctgatgttgggaaagatggagggcacaaggagaaggggacgacagaggacgagatggttggatagtgtcttcgaagctaccagcatgagtctgaccaaactgagggaggcagtggaagacagaagtgcctggcgtgctctggtccatggggtcacgaagagtcagacacgactaaacgactaaacaacaacaacaacaacaacaggacccTAATAGCTATTATAGTGGATATACCTTGGAGCAGGAGAATACAGGTGGGAATCCTGTTGCCCTCCAAATATAgttgggactccaattcccatctgcCAGtgtggtcagaaatgatgggcgTTGGAACATTTGGAAAGTCATGGGTTGCACATCCTGCTTTAGCtgggcttttttttctttaagtagCAGAATGAACAGAAGACAGGTGAGCAATAGcaaatggctcagttggttagagtgtggtgctcataatgccaagttttcagatttgatccccttatgggacagctgcatatttcttgcattgcagggagctgaactagatcagagctttccaaactgcacTGTGTAGGTGttgttaggatcgtcctactctcatgtaggaccctggtagagacacatgcccgattggcatgttctctccctcctggtcggtcgGTCGCTTCAAAAactttctccagcccgaacatcacagcgactgataccaggaagcatcagcacacttacggaacctgcagagtatttgcagtttgcgtaacagactcaaaagctcaacatcttggctaatctacgtttatttacatataatacactcggagcattctgacttagctccttcatgactgcaaacacagaGCAAGAATCCAAACAGGTGTGTCCTAACAGCTACTGACCGTTTGCACTTTTATTTATCTAGATGTATGACAAAGACTCCACACAGGGATTTAACATCTTTATAACTCCCATTGTTGATGTTTAATTAGGACAAAACACTATTCTCTTGCAAATAGGAAATATATTTCCGTCTAGGCCGGCTCACTAGGTGGGTGTCTTGCTTCGTTCCAGTGGGGTTTAATGACCAGCTGGTGTTTTGGGTCACTTTCACTGCCTGTTGAAGTACACGCCCCTTTCTTCCGCCATCACTTGGAGCTCTCCAGTATTGCCCTCCAGTCATCAGTCCAAGACTCGAGTCTTCTTCGTGGGGGCTGCAGCTTTAGATGCTTGTTATGACAGCACAAGAACAAGATGTGCTCCCAGCTCGGATTAGGCTCAACCCCTGAGAAGAATGAGAATGGGAAATTGCAAGAGCGACCATTTCATCACTGGAGCAACGGTAAAGTGTTTGGATCTGGAAACTGCCCTGCACATTCTCGTACCTTTAACGGCATCCTTGTCATCAAAGAGCAGATCAGCAGACACAACTGTTTTATCTCTGGTCAGAATTATCCGCTCCACAAATTTGGGACCCAAGTGCTTTTGAACCCAGCTGTACTATCAGGTGAAGAAAGATCAGTATCAGAAGAATTTTAATTACAGCCTTTTTACCAAAAAACCAAAGAAGCCAAAACACTCGACTATATCCGACCGGTTATTTAGACAGGAGAGTCAGAGGAGACGTGAAATTATAAAGCTGGTATGAAATGTTTTCTACCAACTTTGACAGACATTTTCTCATTTCACAAAttgcttaggctgcaatcctgaacacaCATACTCAGGAATGAATGCAGTGGGGtgtacttttgagtaaacatgcggAAGATGTCTGTTTTAATCGGGCTTGTAGAGCAGAAGCTGGTGGCTTCCTGAAGCATCTGGAGACCCATAGCTTAGGGGGTAGAAATTCTTGTTAACATAGGTATTCCAATCATTGTACATTTTGGTCATCCAGCAAAATGCAGAGATTCTCATGGGGTTTTTTTCCACAGAAAAGGGggaaacattttaataaattggGCCAAAGGGCAAGAAAAATGCAAGATGTTTCCTGTTACCTACAAGATTCACAACACAATCACGTGCACATTTACTCAGACATAAGCTCCACTGTGTCTTCTTCCTAGAGTTTAAgaacgggcttccagaacggattaagttcgtaaaccaaggtaccactgtattataaaaacTATATGCTTGTGTTTCATGGGGGTACATATCCTACTTTTATAATACATTTGTTCCTTTTCCAGTGCAATGTGCAATAGACTGTTCAACTGACTTGTGCCTGCAAGTTACCATTCAAAAGCCCCTGAAATACTGCCATAGGTGGGGGATCTACATCAGAGCAGGTAACCCAATGGTGTGGAAGGGACATGAATAGAGCCTCACCTCGACAATGAAGCACAGAAGCCACTAGTATTGAAGACGAGGAACATAGAAGCAAAAATAAGGAATCTGATGGGAGGCTCTGCATAACACAAGGTTGGagtcagagtaagcaagcagAACAGAGAGAGTGTAGGGGACAGCAAACAATTGCCAACCTTCTCTTGAACGCAGTATTCATATTTCCGGATAGGGCTTGTGCAAATAAATACTTCTGTGCTGAAAAGACATGGGCATTTATTAGTCACTATATGAAAATAAACCATGGGGGCTAATTGCAAACCATTCTGTGTTCCGAATGGGCCTTACTTGGGCATTTGAATCATCTCCTGCATTGCTTCCATAGCTCCTGGAATGGGATCCAAACCCAGAAAGAAGCCTGGTGACTCGTACACACTGGCTACCTTCACCTGAAACCAGATGCATGGAATTACACTT is from Podarcis muralis chromosome 2, rPodMur119.hap1.1, whole genome shotgun sequence and encodes:
- the NT5C gene encoding 5'(3')-deoxyribonucleotidase, cytosolic type; protein product: MDGGSASRPLRVLVDMDGVLADFEGALLRGFSAAFPGEPRVELEQRRGFLAVEQYRSLREDLGVKVASVYESPGFFLGLDPIPGAMEAMQEMIQMPNTEVFICTSPIRKYEYCVQEKYSWVQKHLGPKFVERIILTRDKTVVSADLLFDDKDAVKGVEPNPSWEHILFLCCHNKHLKLQPPRRRLESWTDDWRAILESSK
- the ARMC7 gene encoding armadillo repeat-containing protein 7 isoform X1; protein product: MSQNHKDLLGLGRLEYLQALVTEFQVTESSEAKEQVLANLANFAYDPKNYEYLRQLKVLDLFLDMLSEDNETLVEFALGGLCNLCLDKINKDYILEADGVAAVVGSLSSTNEETVMSAVTTLMYLTTPQSRQQITALPVVECMLRFSLSANRRLRNLATIFLEDYCTPHQVEAAKALTEHTALGIPLPKD
- the ARMC7 gene encoding armadillo repeat-containing protein 7 isoform X2, translated to MSQNHKDLLGLGRLEYLQALVTEFQVTESSAKEQVLANLANFAYDPKNYEYLRQLKVLDLFLDMLSEDNETLVEFALGGLCNLCLDKINKDYILEADGVAAVVGSLSSTNEETVMSAVTTLMYLTTPQSRQQITALPVVECMLRFSLSANRRLRNLATIFLEDYCTPHQVEAAKALTEHTALGIPLPKD